Proteins found in one Quercus robur chromosome 2, dhQueRobu3.1, whole genome shotgun sequence genomic segment:
- the LOC126706412 gene encoding uncharacterized protein LOC126706412, with product MLESQKLKNMQKMKCYAYIIAGVVFQTIIILVFALTVMRIKTPSVRLTSVTVQNLKYNTTGSPTFSMNLIAEIAVKNKNFGHFRFDNTTTNVTYGDVIVGDGDIIKGRANARKTKRFNVTIDISSNGVTDSAKLTNELKSGNLTLTGLASLRGKVTLMKVMKKRKTAKMNCTMTVQLETRAVHNLDCE from the coding sequence ATGTTGGAGTCTCAGAAATTGAAGAACATGCAAAAAATGAAATGTTATGCATATATCATTGCTGGGGTAGTGTTCCAGACCATAATAATTCTTGTTTTCGCATTGACAGTGATGCGCATCAAAACTCCAAGCGTAAGGCTAACATCTGTGACGGTCCAAAATCTCAAGTATAATACAACAGGCTCTCCTACCTTCAGCATGAATTTAATTGCTGAAATTGCAGTGAAGAATAAGAATTTTGGCCATTTCAGGTTTGATAATACCACTACTAATGTGACTTATGGGGATGTGATAGTGGGTGATGGTGATATTATTAAGGGACGTGCCAATGCTAGGAAGACCAAGAGGTTTAATGTCACAATTGACATTAGCTCCAATGGGGTCACAGATAGTGCAAAACTGACCAATGAGCTAAAATCTGGGAATTTGACACTGACTGGTCTTGCGAGTTTGAGAGGTAAGGTGACActgatgaaggtgatgaagaaGCGCAAGACTGCAAAGATGAACTGTACAATGACTGTTCAATTGGAAACCAGGGCTGTTCACAATTTGGATTGCGAATGA